The proteins below are encoded in one region of uncultured Eubacteriales bacterium:
- a CDS encoding D-3-phosphoglycerate dehydrogenase (PGDH): MRKVLVTANSFGKFSDEPTELLQENGFEVIFNPYGRKMEENEFIDAIADVDAVILSTEQVNKRVIDSARKLRIISRYGVGLDNIDLDYCKAKGVPVTITGSGNSNAVAEYAVTSMLAALKGLCYSANKAAAGTWAKTTGLDLDGRCVGVIGLGSIGRRVIQKLSGFDVKILGYDIFYDDEFCSRYKVEKGSLEEVFQKSDVITFHIPSISDKPLLDAQTFRTLKDDVVIVNTARASLIDYEALYENLKSKKVFAAALDVHECEPKFNEKLMGLDNVILTPHNAALSKEAIDKTSMLAVENILKEFGLLQQ, from the coding sequence ATGAGAAAAGTCTTGGTGACTGCAAACAGCTTTGGGAAGTTCAGTGATGAGCCAACAGAGCTTTTGCAGGAGAATGGTTTTGAAGTTATTTTTAATCCCTATGGCCGGAAGATGGAGGAAAATGAGTTCATTGATGCGATTGCTGACGTGGACGCCGTGATTTTGAGCACGGAGCAGGTCAACAAGCGCGTCATCGACAGCGCGCGAAAGCTCAGGATCATCTCCAGATACGGCGTTGGCCTGGACAATATCGACCTGGACTACTGCAAGGCCAAGGGGGTGCCGGTGACGATCACGGGCAGCGGAAACAGCAATGCGGTAGCGGAATACGCCGTGACGAGCATGCTCGCTGCGCTGAAGGGCCTTTGCTACAGCGCAAACAAGGCGGCTGCCGGTACCTGGGCGAAAACCACCGGGTTGGATCTGGACGGACGCTGCGTGGGCGTCATAGGGCTGGGCTCCATCGGAAGGAGAGTCATACAAAAGCTCTCGGGCTTTGACGTGAAGATCCTTGGCTATGACATATTCTATGACGATGAGTTTTGCAGCCGGTACAAGGTTGAAAAGGGGTCCCTGGAAGAGGTTTTTCAGAAGTCGGATGTGATCACCTTCCACATCCCCTCCATTTCCGACAAGCCGCTTTTGGACGCGCAGACCTTTCGGACGCTGAAGGACGACGTGGTCATTGTCAACACGGCCCGCGCTTCTCTCATTGATTATGAGGCCCTGTATGAAAACCTGAAGAGCAAAAAGGTATTTGCGGCGGCGCTGGACGTGCACGAGTGCGAGCCCAAGTTCAACGAAAAGCTTATGGGGCTGGATAACGTCATCCTCACCCCGCACAATGCCGCACTGAGCAAGGAGGCCATCGACAAGACATCCATGCTGGCCGTGGAGAATATTTTAAAAGAATTTGGCTTGCTGCAGCAGTGA
- the dapA gene encoding Dihydrodipicolinate synthase, with product MITGLITPILTPFHRDAEQSINYEGTKALVDHLIAAGVSGLFALGSNGEFAVLSYQEKIDFVKNVIEFVGGRVPVYAGTGCCSTRETISLSREMEQLGVDGISVIAPYFAGLSEDEMYAHYAAVAGSVSIPVILYNIPRLTGNPLTPAVVERLAKIGNITCIKDSSRDIDNLKAYIKIAAENDMTVLIGSDSLILEGMKLGAHGAIAGLSNVLAHNLVALYQAIVNKDLDEAQRLQDSIKELSAVNRKGTMPCVLKRSVELANIADMGPARLPAMEADERLDADIREMLKHYGML from the coding sequence ATGATCACAGGATTAATTACCCCTATTTTGACGCCGTTCCACCGTGACGCGGAACAGTCGATCAACTATGAAGGCACAAAGGCGCTGGTGGATCACCTGATTGCGGCGGGCGTGTCCGGATTGTTTGCTCTGGGCAGCAATGGGGAATTCGCGGTGCTCTCTTATCAGGAGAAGATTGACTTTGTAAAAAATGTTATTGAATTTGTCGGCGGGCGCGTTCCCGTATACGCGGGAACCGGCTGCTGCTCGACAAGGGAGACGATCTCCCTCTCGCGGGAGATGGAGCAGCTGGGCGTTGACGGCATCTCGGTCATTGCTCCGTACTTTGCCGGTTTGAGCGAGGATGAGATGTATGCGCACTATGCCGCCGTTGCCGGCAGCGTCTCCATCCCGGTCATCCTCTACAACATCCCACGGCTGACCGGGAACCCCCTCACGCCCGCAGTGGTGGAGCGGCTGGCGAAGATCGGGAACATCACCTGTATCAAGGACAGCAGCCGGGACATCGACAACCTGAAAGCGTACATAAAGATTGCCGCTGAAAACGACATGACGGTGCTCATCGGTTCCGACTCGCTGATTCTGGAGGGCATGAAGCTGGGCGCCCACGGCGCTATCGCGGGTCTGAGCAACGTCCTGGCTCACAATCTGGTGGCGCTCTATCAGGCGATTGTCAACAAAGATCTGGACGAGGCGCAAAGGCTGCAGGATTCCATCAAGGAATTGAGCGCCGTGAACAGAAAGGGAACAATGCCCTGCGTGCTGAAACGCTCTGTGGAGCTGGCGAACATTGCCGACATGGGGCCGGCCAGACTGCCTGCCATGGAGGCAGACGAGCGCCTGGACGCGGACATCAGAGAAATGCTGAAGCACTACGGAATGCTGTAA